One part of the Streptomyces sp. NBC_00286 genome encodes these proteins:
- a CDS encoding phosphotransferase enzyme family protein, whose protein sequence is MDEARARDVLADAGLGRGGAELLALGENAVFAAGSLVVKVGRDAELLDRARRELAVAHWLAEAGVPAVRAAEPEARLVAGHPVTVWHRLPEPIRPAEPRDLAELLRRVHALPTPAFALPRRELLGGVERWLRLAGDAIDPADAAYLRERRDGFTTAAAALTPHLPPGPIHGDALPRNVHVGPDGPVLVDLETFSADLREHDLVVMALSRDRYGLPAEAYDAFIDAYGWDVRGWDGCAVLRGARETASCAWVAQHAPSNPKAREEFERRVASLREGDATVRWYSF, encoded by the coding sequence ATGGACGAGGCACGAGCACGCGACGTGCTCGCCGACGCGGGACTCGGCCGAGGCGGCGCGGAGCTCCTCGCCCTGGGCGAGAACGCCGTGTTCGCCGCCGGCAGCCTGGTCGTCAAGGTAGGGCGCGACGCCGAACTCCTCGACCGGGCACGGCGTGAACTGGCCGTCGCGCACTGGCTCGCGGAGGCCGGCGTCCCCGCCGTACGGGCCGCCGAACCCGAGGCGCGCCTCGTGGCCGGCCACCCGGTGACGGTATGGCACCGGCTACCCGAGCCCATACGCCCCGCCGAGCCCCGCGATCTCGCCGAACTGCTCCGAAGGGTGCACGCCCTGCCCACCCCCGCCTTCGCCCTGCCGCGCCGCGAACTGCTGGGCGGCGTCGAGCGCTGGCTGCGGCTCGCGGGCGACGCGATCGACCCGGCGGACGCCGCGTATCTGCGCGAACGCCGCGACGGCTTCACGACCGCCGCCGCCGCGCTCACCCCGCATCTGCCCCCGGGCCCGATCCACGGCGACGCACTCCCGCGCAACGTCCACGTCGGCCCCGACGGCCCCGTCCTGGTCGACCTCGAAACGTTCTCCGCCGACCTGCGCGAACACGACCTGGTGGTCATGGCCCTGTCCCGCGACCGCTACGGCCTCCCGGCCGAGGCGTACGACGCCTTCATCGACGCATACGGCTGGGACGTACGCGGCTGGGACGGCTGCGCCGTACTGCGCGGGGCACGTGAGACGGCCAGCTGCGCCTGGGTGGCCCAGCACGCACCGAGCAACCCGAAGGCACGGGAGGAGTTCGAGCGGCGGGTGGCTTCGCTGCGGGAGGGGGACGCGACCGTGCGCTGGTACTCGTTCTGA
- a CDS encoding S8 family peptidase, translating into MATTQRARRTRLIAAIATTATAVGVTVVAGTTAGAAPVAEGKVYGLDAKGAVSGSYIVLLDEKASKGAKKDLAQEYGGSLKRTYASAVNGFSASGLSETEAKRLAGDPSVAKVVQNKKFHIDATQANPPSWGLDRIDQTETAGDGAYNYPDSAGEGVTAYVIDTGVRVSHSDFGGRATDGFDAIDNDNVAQDGNGHGTHVAGTIAGEAHGVAKKAKIVGVRVLDDQGSGTTEQVVAGIDWVTANAEGPSVANMSLGGTVDEALDAAVKKAIASGVTFAVAAGNESADASQGSPARVPEAITVASSTEDDQQSDFSNFGSAVDIYAPGSEITSAWNTGDDATNTISGTSMATPHVAGAAAVYLAGNPDADPAAVTKALSDGAIPDTISNASPGTPNKLLKIVE; encoded by the coding sequence ATGGCAACAACCCAGCGTGCCCGCAGAACCAGGCTGATCGCGGCCATAGCCACCACCGCCACCGCGGTGGGCGTGACCGTCGTCGCCGGCACCACCGCCGGTGCGGCCCCTGTGGCCGAGGGCAAGGTCTACGGCCTCGACGCCAAGGGCGCCGTTTCCGGCAGCTACATCGTGCTGCTCGACGAGAAGGCCTCCAAGGGCGCCAAGAAGGACCTCGCCCAGGAGTACGGCGGTTCCCTGAAGCGCACGTACGCCTCGGCCGTCAACGGCTTCTCCGCGTCCGGGCTTTCGGAGACCGAGGCCAAGCGGCTGGCCGGCGATCCGTCGGTCGCCAAGGTGGTCCAGAACAAGAAGTTCCACATCGACGCCACCCAGGCCAACCCGCCGTCCTGGGGCCTGGACCGCATCGACCAGACCGAGACCGCGGGCGACGGCGCCTACAACTACCCCGACAGCGCCGGCGAGGGCGTCACCGCGTACGTCATCGACACCGGAGTCCGCGTCAGCCACAGCGACTTCGGCGGCCGTGCCACGGATGGCTTCGACGCGATCGACAACGACAACGTCGCGCAGGACGGCAACGGCCACGGCACGCATGTCGCGGGCACCATCGCGGGCGAGGCGCACGGCGTCGCGAAGAAGGCGAAGATCGTCGGCGTACGGGTGCTCGACGACCAGGGCTCCGGCACCACGGAGCAGGTCGTCGCGGGCATCGACTGGGTCACCGCCAACGCCGAGGGCCCGTCCGTCGCCAACATGAGCCTCGGCGGCACCGTCGACGAAGCCCTCGACGCGGCCGTGAAGAAGGCCATCGCGTCCGGCGTCACCTTCGCCGTCGCGGCGGGCAACGAGTCGGCCGACGCGAGCCAGGGCTCACCGGCCCGCGTCCCCGAGGCCATCACGGTCGCCTCCTCCACCGAGGACGACCAGCAGTCGGACTTCTCCAACTTCGGTTCCGCCGTGGACATCTACGCCCCCGGCTCGGAGATCACCTCCGCCTGGAACACCGGCGACGACGCCACCAACACCATCTCCGGTACGTCCATGGCGACCCCGCACGTGGCGGGCGCCGCCGCCGTCTACCTGGCCGGCAACCCCGACGCCGACCCGGCGGCGGTCACCAAGGCGCTCTCCGACGGCGCGATCCCGGACACGATCTCCAACGCGTCCCCGGGCACGCCGAACAAGCTCCTGAAGATCGTCGAATAA
- a CDS encoding DUF1697 domain-containing protein, translating to MTTYAALLRGINVGGSKKVPMAELRTLLQGVGFGGVSTYLQSGNAIFTADGGDEDSLAADITAAIEKQFGFTVDVLVRDHAYLQAVLEACPFPAAELQPKQLHITYFSAPVAPERFAPIDQQAFLPEEFRLGDRCLYLYVPDGLGRSKLAEALSKPRLLKGLIATSRNWNTVVKLAELTRA from the coding sequence ATGACGACGTATGCGGCGCTGTTGCGCGGGATCAACGTGGGCGGCAGCAAGAAGGTGCCGATGGCCGAACTGCGCACGCTGCTGCAGGGAGTCGGTTTCGGCGGGGTGAGCACGTACCTCCAGAGCGGCAACGCGATCTTCACCGCGGACGGCGGCGACGAGGACTCCCTCGCCGCCGACATCACCGCGGCCATCGAGAAGCAGTTCGGCTTCACCGTCGACGTCCTGGTCCGCGACCACGCGTATCTCCAGGCGGTGCTGGAGGCCTGCCCGTTCCCGGCGGCCGAACTCCAGCCCAAGCAGCTGCACATCACGTACTTCTCCGCGCCGGTCGCCCCCGAGCGCTTCGCGCCGATTGACCAACAGGCCTTCCTCCCCGAGGAGTTCCGCCTCGGCGACCGCTGCCTCTACCTGTACGTCCCTGATGGCCTCGGCCGCTCCAAGCTGGCCGAGGCCCTGTCGAAGCCGCGGCTGCTGAAGGGCCTGATCGCCACGAGCCGCAACTGGAACACTGTGGTCAAGCTTGCGGAGCTGACCCGGGCTTAG
- a CDS encoding DMT family transporter, with protein MPDARRTDAVLLLVALVWGSSYLSAQTAAAALPVLVVLFARYALSALTCLGLVATARRGPHGRARGWTREEIRAGVPLGVTQAAVLLIETYGVAHTSAANAGLIISLTIVLTPLLDRSGHRGGLPPVFFVAAGVCVLAVGLLMAGNGFHALRLGDLLMLGAAVVRAAHVVLVGRLTAGRTIRPLQLTAVQTLVGSALFLAPAARDLPDLAHVGFAAWGQLLYLALFCSVFAFLAQTWAVQRTSASRASLLLGTEPIWAAAVGIGLAGEHFTVLTGLGAALMVAGTYWGQAIERAHRTTDFTTATHPTATHLDAKPSNPTHLNATEEDPACPTAPAPPTPTPTPTKPTTV; from the coding sequence GTGCCTGATGCCCGCCGTACCGATGCGGTACTTCTCCTTGTCGCCCTCGTCTGGGGCTCGAGCTATCTCTCCGCCCAGACGGCGGCCGCCGCGCTCCCCGTTCTGGTGGTGCTCTTCGCGCGGTACGCGCTGTCCGCGCTCACCTGCCTCGGCCTGGTCGCCACCGCCCGTCGAGGGCCCCATGGGCGGGCCCGCGGGTGGACCCGTGAGGAGATCCGGGCCGGTGTGCCACTGGGAGTCACCCAGGCGGCCGTCCTGCTGATAGAGACCTACGGCGTCGCCCACACGAGCGCCGCCAACGCGGGGTTGATCATCAGCCTGACCATCGTGCTCACCCCTCTCCTGGACCGCTCGGGTCACCGTGGCGGTCTGCCTCCGGTCTTCTTCGTCGCCGCCGGGGTGTGCGTGCTGGCCGTCGGGCTCCTCATGGCCGGCAACGGGTTCCACGCACTCCGCCTCGGTGACCTGCTGATGCTGGGCGCCGCAGTGGTACGGGCGGCGCACGTGGTACTCGTCGGACGGCTCACCGCGGGCCGGACGATACGTCCGCTGCAGCTGACGGCAGTTCAGACTCTGGTCGGCTCGGCCCTGTTCCTGGCGCCCGCTGCCCGCGACCTTCCGGACCTGGCGCACGTCGGATTCGCGGCCTGGGGGCAGCTGCTCTATCTCGCCCTGTTCTGCAGTGTGTTCGCGTTCCTCGCGCAGACGTGGGCCGTCCAGCGCACCTCGGCCAGCCGGGCCAGCCTCCTGCTCGGCACCGAACCGATCTGGGCCGCCGCTGTCGGCATCGGCCTCGCGGGCGAGCACTTCACCGTACTCACCGGTCTCGGCGCGGCCCTGATGGTCGCCGGAACGTACTGGGGCCAGGCCATCGAACGCGCCCACCGCACCACGGACTTCACGACCGCCACGCACCCGACCGCCACGCACCTGGACGCCAAGCCCTCGAACCCCACGCACCTGAACGCCACCGAAGAGGACCCCGCATGCCCGACAGCCCCGGCGCCACCCACACCCACACCCACACCCACGAAACCTACGACCGTCTGA
- a CDS encoding LysR family transcriptional regulator codes for MDERQLRILRELGELGSVTAVAEALLVTPSAISQQLRLLQRAMPVPLTERQGRRLALTDAGQALADAAIEVETALERARHTVAEFVDRPDGEVSLAAFHSAGSAFFPLLLRAVAAPGGPQLALADEDVPQADFPPLTRQYDLVLAHRLEHAPPWPRTVAATTLLREPLDVAMPADHPLAVKRRLVPRDVADQPWITVHDGFPLMATIEAIATAAGQRLQLAHRINEFAVVAEAVAAGGGLALMPRWTTRPHPDLVLKPLTGVRARRRIDALYRPERTARKAVRAVLTELHRAADVIRSQDR; via the coding sequence ATGGACGAACGGCAGCTGAGGATTCTGCGGGAGCTCGGGGAACTGGGCAGCGTCACGGCGGTCGCCGAGGCCCTGCTGGTGACACCCTCGGCGATCTCGCAGCAACTGCGGCTGCTGCAACGCGCGATGCCCGTCCCGCTCACCGAGCGCCAGGGGCGACGACTGGCCCTCACGGACGCCGGTCAGGCCCTGGCCGACGCGGCGATCGAGGTGGAGACGGCGCTGGAGCGGGCGCGCCACACCGTCGCCGAGTTCGTCGACCGGCCGGACGGCGAGGTGTCGCTGGCGGCCTTCCACAGCGCGGGCTCGGCGTTCTTCCCCTTGCTGCTACGGGCCGTCGCCGCACCCGGCGGACCCCAGCTCGCCCTCGCCGACGAGGACGTCCCGCAGGCCGACTTCCCACCGCTGACCAGGCAGTACGACCTCGTACTCGCCCACCGCCTCGAGCACGCGCCCCCGTGGCCGCGCACCGTGGCCGCGACCACGCTGCTGCGCGAACCGCTCGACGTCGCCATGCCCGCCGATCACCCGCTGGCCGTGAAGCGACGGCTCGTACCACGCGACGTGGCCGACCAGCCGTGGATCACGGTGCACGACGGCTTCCCGCTGATGGCCACCATCGAGGCCATCGCCACCGCCGCGGGCCAACGCCTCCAACTCGCCCACCGCATCAACGAGTTCGCCGTCGTCGCAGAGGCGGTCGCCGCAGGCGGAGGCCTCGCCCTGATGCCCCGCTGGACCACCCGCCCGCATCCCGACCTCGTCCTCAAGCCCCTCACCGGCGTACGGGCCCGACGGCGCATCGACGCCCTGTACCGCCCCGAACGCACGGCGCGGAAGGCCGTCCGCGCGGTCCTGACCGAGCTGCACCGTGCAGCCGACGTGATCCGAAGCCAGGACCGCTGA